A genomic segment from Myxocyprinus asiaticus isolate MX2 ecotype Aquarium Trade chromosome 36, UBuf_Myxa_2, whole genome shotgun sequence encodes:
- the cyth3a gene encoding cytohesin-3 isoform X1: MTPVVICMKNVNRQKQKEKNKAENHTHLRWHEVPEDLSLEERDELSNIRRRKKELLDDIERLKFEISEVMTEIEHLTCVRETKSTQRNKQIAAGRKKFNMDPKKGIQFLLENDLLQHTPEDIAQFLYKGEGLNKTVIGDYLGERDDFNIKVLQAFVELDEFADLNLVQALRQFLWSFRLPGEAQKIDRMMEAFAARYCQCNPGVFQSTDTCYVLSFSVIMLNTSLHNPNVRDKPTVERFIIMNRGINEGGDLPEELLRNLYESIKNEPFKIPEDDGNDLTHTFFNPDREGWLLKLGGRVKTWKRRWFILTDNCLYYFEYTTDKEPRGIIPLENLSIREVEEPRKPNCFELYNPSHKGQVIKACKTEADGKVVEGNHVVYRISAPTPEEKEEWIKSIKASISRDPFYDMLATRKRRVATKK; this comes from the exons TGCCTGAAGATCTTTCACTTGAAGAGAGAGATGAACTGTCAAACATTAGACGGAGGAAAAAGGAACTTCTGGATGACATTGAG cGATTAAAGTTTGAGATCTCTGAAGTAATGACAGAGATTGAGCATTTAACGTGTGTCAGAGAGAC TAAAAGTACTCAGAGGAACAAGCAGATTGCTgctggaagaaagaaattcaataTGGATCCTAAAAAG GGGATTCAATTTCTTTTGGAGAATGATCTTCTGCAACACACACCTGAGGACATCGCTCAGTTCCTCTATAAAGGCGAGGGCTTAAACAAAACTGTCATAGGAGATTATTTAGGAGAAAG GGACGACTTCAACATTAAGGTATTGCAGGCTTTTGTGGAGCTTGATGAGTTTGCTGACCTCAATCTGGTGCAAGCTTTGAG GCAGTTTTTGTGGAGTTTCAGACTCCCGGGTGAAGCACAAAAGATTGATCGTATGATGGAGGCCTTTGCTGCTCGATATTGCCAATGTAACCCAGGTGTCTTTCAGTCCACAG ACACATGCTACGTTCTCTCGTTCTCTGTCATCATGCTCAACACCAGCCTACATAACCCTAATGTCAGAGACAAGCCTACAGTGGAAAGGTTTATCATAATGAACCGGGGCATCAATGAGGGAGGTGACCTGCCTGAGGAGCTGCTCAGA AATTTATATGAGAGCATTAAGAATGAGCCTTTCAAAATTCCTGAAGACGATGGAAATGATCTTACTCATACATTCTTTAATCCAGACAGAGAGGGATGGCTGCTAAAGCtag GAGGAAGAGTGAAGACCTGGAAGAGGAGGTGGTTCATTTTAACTGATAATTGTCTGTATTACTTTGAATACACAACA GACAAGGAGCCGCGGGGGATCATTCCACTGGAGAATCTTAGTATACGAGAAGTGGAGGAACCAAGGAAACCA AACTGCTTTGAGCTGTACAACCCCAGTCACAAGGGGCAGGTAATTAAAGCATGCAAGACGGAGGCAGACGGGAAGGTGGTGGAAGGTAATCACGTGGTGTACAGAATATCAGCCCCCACGCCGGAGGAGAAGGAAGAGTGGATCAAATCCATCAA GGCAAGCATCAGCAGGGACCCTTTCTACGACATGCTGGCTACAAGGAAGCGACGTGTGGCCACTAAAAAGTGA
- the cyth3a gene encoding cytohesin-3 isoform X3, protein MMEAFAARYCQCNPGVFQSTDTCYVLSFSVIMLNTSLHNPNVRDKPTVERFIIMNRGINEGGDLPEELLRNLYESIKNEPFKIPEDDGNDLTHTFFNPDREGWLLKLGGRVKTWKRRWFILTDNCLYYFEYTTDKEPRGIIPLENLSIREVEEPRKPNCFELYNPSHKGQVIKACKTEADGKVVEGNHVVYRISAPTPEEKEEWIKSIKASISRDPFYDMLATRKRRVATKK, encoded by the exons ATGATGGAGGCCTTTGCTGCTCGATATTGCCAATGTAACCCAGGTGTCTTTCAGTCCACAG ACACATGCTACGTTCTCTCGTTCTCTGTCATCATGCTCAACACCAGCCTACATAACCCTAATGTCAGAGACAAGCCTACAGTGGAAAGGTTTATCATAATGAACCGGGGCATCAATGAGGGAGGTGACCTGCCTGAGGAGCTGCTCAGA AATTTATATGAGAGCATTAAGAATGAGCCTTTCAAAATTCCTGAAGACGATGGAAATGATCTTACTCATACATTCTTTAATCCAGACAGAGAGGGATGGCTGCTAAAGCtag GAGGAAGAGTGAAGACCTGGAAGAGGAGGTGGTTCATTTTAACTGATAATTGTCTGTATTACTTTGAATACACAACA GACAAGGAGCCGCGGGGGATCATTCCACTGGAGAATCTTAGTATACGAGAAGTGGAGGAACCAAGGAAACCA AACTGCTTTGAGCTGTACAACCCCAGTCACAAGGGGCAGGTAATTAAAGCATGCAAGACGGAGGCAGACGGGAAGGTGGTGGAAGGTAATCACGTGGTGTACAGAATATCAGCCCCCACGCCGGAGGAGAAGGAAGAGTGGATCAAATCCATCAA GGCAAGCATCAGCAGGGACCCTTTCTACGACATGCTGGCTACAAGGAAGCGACGTGTGGCCACTAAAAAGTGA
- the cyth3a gene encoding cytohesin-3 isoform X2: protein MDEDNRVPEDLSLEERDELSNIRRRKKELLDDIERLKFEISEVMTEIEHLTCVRETKSTQRNKQIAAGRKKFNMDPKKGIQFLLENDLLQHTPEDIAQFLYKGEGLNKTVIGDYLGERDDFNIKVLQAFVELDEFADLNLVQALRQFLWSFRLPGEAQKIDRMMEAFAARYCQCNPGVFQSTDTCYVLSFSVIMLNTSLHNPNVRDKPTVERFIIMNRGINEGGDLPEELLRNLYESIKNEPFKIPEDDGNDLTHTFFNPDREGWLLKLGGRVKTWKRRWFILTDNCLYYFEYTTDKEPRGIIPLENLSIREVEEPRKPNCFELYNPSHKGQVIKACKTEADGKVVEGNHVVYRISAPTPEEKEEWIKSIKASISRDPFYDMLATRKRRVATKK, encoded by the exons TGCCTGAAGATCTTTCACTTGAAGAGAGAGATGAACTGTCAAACATTAGACGGAGGAAAAAGGAACTTCTGGATGACATTGAG cGATTAAAGTTTGAGATCTCTGAAGTAATGACAGAGATTGAGCATTTAACGTGTGTCAGAGAGAC TAAAAGTACTCAGAGGAACAAGCAGATTGCTgctggaagaaagaaattcaataTGGATCCTAAAAAG GGGATTCAATTTCTTTTGGAGAATGATCTTCTGCAACACACACCTGAGGACATCGCTCAGTTCCTCTATAAAGGCGAGGGCTTAAACAAAACTGTCATAGGAGATTATTTAGGAGAAAG GGACGACTTCAACATTAAGGTATTGCAGGCTTTTGTGGAGCTTGATGAGTTTGCTGACCTCAATCTGGTGCAAGCTTTGAG GCAGTTTTTGTGGAGTTTCAGACTCCCGGGTGAAGCACAAAAGATTGATCGTATGATGGAGGCCTTTGCTGCTCGATATTGCCAATGTAACCCAGGTGTCTTTCAGTCCACAG ACACATGCTACGTTCTCTCGTTCTCTGTCATCATGCTCAACACCAGCCTACATAACCCTAATGTCAGAGACAAGCCTACAGTGGAAAGGTTTATCATAATGAACCGGGGCATCAATGAGGGAGGTGACCTGCCTGAGGAGCTGCTCAGA AATTTATATGAGAGCATTAAGAATGAGCCTTTCAAAATTCCTGAAGACGATGGAAATGATCTTACTCATACATTCTTTAATCCAGACAGAGAGGGATGGCTGCTAAAGCtag GAGGAAGAGTGAAGACCTGGAAGAGGAGGTGGTTCATTTTAACTGATAATTGTCTGTATTACTTTGAATACACAACA GACAAGGAGCCGCGGGGGATCATTCCACTGGAGAATCTTAGTATACGAGAAGTGGAGGAACCAAGGAAACCA AACTGCTTTGAGCTGTACAACCCCAGTCACAAGGGGCAGGTAATTAAAGCATGCAAGACGGAGGCAGACGGGAAGGTGGTGGAAGGTAATCACGTGGTGTACAGAATATCAGCCCCCACGCCGGAGGAGAAGGAAGAGTGGATCAAATCCATCAA GGCAAGCATCAGCAGGGACCCTTTCTACGACATGCTGGCTACAAGGAAGCGACGTGTGGCCACTAAAAAGTGA